Proteins encoded within one genomic window of Nonomuraea gerenzanensis:
- a CDS encoding ABC transporter substrate-binding protein produces the protein MIRIAPVGRALAVVAATSLALTACGGGGGDTATQASQSAAPASSAPAAKGDGTLTLGTLLPQTGSLAFLGPPEFAGVDLALKEINEAGGVLGKPVAKFDTDSGDTTTNIASQSVDKLLAQKADAIIGAASSSVSESVIDKITGAGVVHFSPANTSDKFTTIEDKGLYFRTSPPDKLQGRVLGDLIIADGNDTVGIMAMQDSYGTGLADQVQKTVTDGGGEVVERVDYDPKAADFSADVAKLKAKNPKGIVLIGFEETAKVVQELVKQGMPADKHKWYMVDGNTSNTNYVKMPKGTLTGVKGTIPGAAAPEEFQKKLTAVDPDLEDFSYAPESYDAANLIALAAEAAKSDAGVDIAAKLMEVSKGGTKCKSFKECVDLLKAGTDIDYDGVSGPVEFDEAGDPAVATIGIYQYGDDNKYAPKALEYRTGNIAG, from the coding sequence ATGATCCGCATTGCTCCCGTGGGACGGGCGCTGGCTGTCGTGGCTGCCACCAGCCTCGCCCTGACAGCCTGCGGTGGTGGCGGCGGTGACACCGCCACGCAGGCTTCCCAGAGTGCCGCGCCGGCCTCATCCGCGCCCGCGGCGAAGGGTGACGGCACGCTGACCCTCGGCACGCTGCTGCCCCAGACCGGTTCGCTGGCCTTCCTCGGCCCACCCGAGTTCGCGGGGGTCGACCTCGCGCTCAAGGAGATCAACGAGGCCGGCGGCGTGCTCGGCAAGCCCGTCGCCAAGTTCGACACGGACTCGGGCGACACCACCACCAACATCGCCTCGCAGTCGGTGGACAAGCTGCTGGCGCAGAAGGCCGACGCCATCATCGGCGCCGCCTCCTCGTCGGTGTCGGAGTCGGTGATCGACAAGATCACGGGTGCCGGCGTGGTGCACTTCTCGCCGGCCAACACCTCCGACAAGTTCACCACGATCGAGGACAAGGGCCTCTACTTCCGTACGTCCCCTCCGGACAAGCTCCAGGGCCGCGTGCTGGGTGACCTGATCATCGCCGACGGCAACGACACCGTCGGCATCATGGCCATGCAGGACTCCTACGGAACCGGTCTGGCCGACCAGGTCCAGAAGACGGTCACCGATGGCGGTGGCGAGGTCGTCGAGCGCGTCGACTACGACCCCAAGGCCGCCGACTTCTCCGCCGACGTGGCCAAGCTCAAGGCGAAGAACCCCAAGGGCATCGTCCTGATCGGCTTCGAGGAGACCGCCAAGGTCGTGCAGGAGCTGGTCAAGCAGGGCATGCCGGCCGACAAGCACAAGTGGTACATGGTGGACGGCAACACGTCGAACACCAACTACGTCAAGATGCCCAAGGGCACGCTGACCGGCGTCAAGGGTACGATTCCCGGCGCCGCGGCTCCGGAGGAGTTCCAGAAGAAGCTCACTGCGGTCGACCCCGACCTTGAGGACTTCAGCTATGCTCCCGAGTCCTACGACGCGGCGAACCTGATCGCGCTGGCCGCCGAGGCCGCCAAGAGCGACGCGGGCGTCGACATCGCGGCCAAGCTGATGGAAGTCAGCAAGGGCGGCACGAAGTGCAAGAGCTTCAAGGAGTGCGTCGACCTGCTGAAGGCCGGTACGGACATCGACTACGACGGCGTCAGCGGCCCGGTCGAGTTCGACGAGGCCGGTGACCCGGCCGTCGCCACCATCGGCATCTACCAGTACGGCGACGACAACAAGTACGCCCCCAAGGCGCTGGAGTACCGCACCGGCAACATCGCCGGCTGA
- a CDS encoding ABC transporter ATP-binding protein, protein MSADEAPVQSKAAVTDRSAHLEGAEDAVLRCDELIAGYLPGVNILNGSDLYVKDGELIGIIGPNGAGKSTLLKAMFGLVNIRSGTVVLKGENITNMKAHSLVARGVGYVPQTNNVFPSLTIEENLEMGAFQVPGKFKERFEFVAELFPALKERRKQRAGSLSGGERQMVAMARALMTEPSVLLLDEPSAGLSPKLQDLVFIQAQQINKAGVTVVMVEQNARRCLQICHRGYVLDQGRNAYTGTGKQLANDPKVIELYLGTLAKA, encoded by the coding sequence GTGAGCGCCGACGAAGCGCCCGTCCAGTCGAAGGCCGCCGTCACCGACCGCAGCGCCCACCTGGAGGGGGCCGAGGACGCGGTGCTGCGCTGCGACGAGCTGATCGCGGGCTACCTCCCGGGCGTCAACATCCTCAACGGCTCCGACCTGTACGTGAAGGACGGCGAGCTGATCGGCATCATCGGCCCCAACGGCGCCGGGAAGTCGACCCTGCTCAAGGCCATGTTCGGGCTGGTCAACATCCGCAGCGGCACGGTCGTGCTCAAGGGCGAGAACATCACGAACATGAAGGCCCACTCGCTGGTGGCCCGGGGTGTCGGCTACGTGCCGCAGACCAACAACGTCTTCCCCAGCCTCACCATCGAGGAGAACCTGGAGATGGGCGCCTTCCAGGTGCCCGGCAAGTTCAAGGAGCGCTTCGAGTTCGTGGCCGAGCTGTTCCCCGCGCTCAAGGAGCGGCGCAAGCAGCGCGCCGGCTCCCTGTCGGGCGGTGAGCGGCAGATGGTGGCGATGGCCAGGGCCCTGATGACCGAGCCCTCCGTGCTGCTGCTCGACGAGCCGTCGGCGGGCCTGTCGCCCAAGCTGCAGGACCTGGTCTTCATCCAGGCCCAGCAGATCAACAAGGCCGGCGTGACCGTGGTCATGGTGGAGCAGAACGCGCGGCGCTGCCTGCAGATCTGCCACCGCGGCTACGTCCTCGACCAGGGCCGCAACGCCTACACCGGCACCGGCAAGCAGCTCGCCAACGACCCCAAGGTCATCGAGCTGTACCTCGGGACACTGGCCAAGGCGTAA
- a CDS encoding ABC transporter ATP-binding protein yields the protein MHDAETTATTGTADRKAAALAAFQDLAREPGVPKPDPILVADNVVRRFGGLTAVEVNHVEIQRGSITALIGPNGAGKTTFFNQLTGFDTADSGTWTFNGRAINGVPAHRVARAGMVRTFQLTKALSRLTVMENMRLGAQQQKGENFWRALIPGVWRRQEEEITERAEELLVRFKLDAKRDDFAGSLSGGQRKLLEMARALMVDPELVMLDEPMAGVNPALTQSLLGHVKDLREQGMTVLFVEHDMDMVRDISDWVIVMAQGAVIAEGPPSTIMSDERVIDAYLGAHHDAPLSESELEAQLHEAEAALEAEIHETDGSTGETTVPEPQTAEEKQK from the coding sequence ATGCACGACGCTGAGACGACTGCGACCACCGGCACGGCCGACCGCAAGGCGGCCGCCCTGGCCGCCTTCCAGGACCTGGCCCGCGAGCCGGGCGTGCCCAAGCCGGATCCCATCCTCGTGGCGGACAACGTGGTGCGCCGCTTCGGCGGCCTGACCGCCGTCGAGGTGAACCACGTCGAGATCCAGCGCGGCTCCATCACCGCGCTGATCGGCCCCAACGGGGCGGGCAAGACCACGTTCTTCAACCAGCTCACCGGCTTCGACACGGCCGACTCCGGCACGTGGACGTTCAACGGCCGGGCCATCAACGGCGTGCCCGCGCACAGGGTGGCGCGGGCCGGCATGGTGCGCACGTTCCAGCTCACCAAGGCGCTGTCGCGCCTGACGGTGATGGAGAACATGCGCCTGGGCGCCCAGCAGCAGAAGGGCGAGAACTTCTGGCGGGCCCTCATCCCGGGCGTCTGGCGCCGGCAGGAGGAGGAGATCACCGAACGCGCCGAGGAGCTGCTGGTCCGCTTCAAGCTCGACGCCAAGCGCGACGACTTCGCCGGGTCGCTGTCCGGGGGCCAGCGCAAGCTGCTGGAGATGGCCCGCGCGCTCATGGTCGACCCCGAGCTGGTCATGCTCGACGAGCCGATGGCCGGGGTGAACCCGGCGCTGACGCAGTCGCTGCTCGGCCACGTCAAGGACCTGCGCGAGCAGGGCATGACCGTGCTGTTCGTGGAGCACGACATGGACATGGTCCGCGACATCAGCGACTGGGTCATCGTCATGGCCCAGGGCGCGGTGATCGCCGAGGGCCCGCCCTCGACGATCATGTCCGACGAGCGCGTGATCGACGCCTACCTGGGCGCCCACCACGACGCGCCGCTGTCGGAGAGCGAGCTGGAGGCCCAGCTGCACGAGGCCGAGGCGGCCCTGGAGGCGGAGATCCACGAGACCGACGGCTCCACCGGGGAGACCACCGTCCCCGAGCCCCAGACCGCAGAGGAGAAGCAGAAGTGA
- a CDS encoding branched-chain amino acid ABC transporter permease, giving the protein MDWITILSTTIKAAINVETVLYAIGAIGLNVHFGYTGLLNFGQAAFMGVAGYGLAVTVTVMGLPFWVGIFVGLAAAVILAILLGIPTLKLRADYLAIVTIAAAEIVRLIFRSVQFKSVFGGSDGQRGFSDGFYALNPYPEGEYGFNLGPVPLLFGHRTMWVLTVGWILIAVFSFIVYLLMKSPWGRVLKAIREDEDAVRSLGKSVFSYKMQALVLGGVIGCFGGFIYGLGYASVQPDVFGTETTFYMYTMLILGGAARVLGPVLGSMIFWVLLVLFYNVMAEAVAAGYITFLDTNQVGAMRWILVGLGLILLLIFRPQGILGDKREIAIDARR; this is encoded by the coding sequence ATGGACTGGATCACGATTCTCAGCACCACCATCAAGGCGGCGATCAACGTCGAGACGGTGCTGTACGCCATCGGTGCCATCGGCCTGAACGTGCACTTCGGCTACACCGGCCTGCTGAACTTCGGCCAGGCCGCGTTCATGGGCGTGGCCGGCTACGGGCTGGCCGTCACGGTCACCGTCATGGGCCTGCCGTTCTGGGTCGGCATCTTCGTCGGCCTGGCCGCCGCCGTCATCCTGGCGATCCTGCTGGGCATCCCGACACTGAAGCTGCGCGCCGACTACCTGGCCATCGTCACCATCGCCGCGGCGGAGATCGTCCGCCTCATCTTCCGCTCGGTGCAGTTCAAGAGCGTCTTCGGCGGCTCCGACGGCCAGCGCGGCTTCTCCGACGGCTTCTACGCGCTCAACCCGTACCCCGAAGGGGAGTACGGCTTCAACCTCGGGCCCGTCCCGCTGCTCTTCGGCCACCGCACGATGTGGGTGCTGACCGTGGGCTGGATCCTCATCGCCGTCTTCAGCTTCATCGTCTACCTGCTGATGAAGAGCCCGTGGGGCCGCGTGCTCAAGGCCATCCGCGAGGACGAGGACGCGGTGCGCAGCCTGGGCAAGAGCGTGTTCTCGTACAAGATGCAGGCGCTCGTCCTCGGCGGCGTCATCGGCTGCTTCGGCGGGTTCATCTACGGCCTCGGCTACGCCTCGGTGCAACCCGACGTGTTCGGCACCGAGACCACGTTCTACATGTACACGATGCTCATCCTCGGCGGCGCCGCACGCGTGCTCGGCCCCGTACTCGGCTCGATGATCTTCTGGGTGCTCCTGGTCCTGTTCTACAACGTGATGGCCGAGGCGGTCGCCGCCGGGTACATCACGTTCCTGGACACCAACCAGGTCGGCGCCATGCGCTGGATCCTGGTCGGCCTCGGTCTGATCCTGTTGCTCATCTTCCGGCCGCAGGGCATTTTGGGTGACAAGAGGGAGATAGCGATCGATGCACGACGCTGA
- a CDS encoding branched-chain amino acid ABC transporter permease, translated as MTTEGGQPVQEVTTNAEGTWDVQVDKPGKYKVTLDPSSLPQNAEVRGGNNVRTPTVYEDNCSTVLYALQPKGGANQQQGGGETSSFWTQAAQLTFEGLNLGLIIALAALGLSLIYGTTGLTNFAHGELVTLGAILAYAFNIGFGLHLIPAAVIAVIVAGILGYFQDRLFWGQLRKRGTGTIAMMIISIGVALFLRYVYLIFFGGQTEAYAQYTAQPGIEIGPISAAPKNFVAMGIELAVLIIVGIALLRTRTGKAARAVADNPALAASSGINVDRVIRIIWTFGGAIAALAGIMLGLSQNLKYTMGQDILLLIFAGVTLGGLGTAFGALVGSLVVGLFIQVSTLWVPPELKSVGALAVLIIVLLVRPQGILGRRERIG; from the coding sequence GTGACCACCGAGGGCGGACAACCCGTCCAGGAGGTCACGACAAACGCGGAAGGCACCTGGGACGTTCAGGTCGACAAGCCGGGCAAGTACAAGGTCACGCTGGACCCCAGCAGCCTTCCGCAGAACGCCGAGGTGCGGGGCGGCAACAACGTCCGCACGCCGACGGTCTACGAGGACAACTGCTCCACGGTCCTGTACGCCCTGCAGCCCAAGGGCGGCGCGAACCAGCAGCAGGGCGGCGGTGAGACCAGCTCGTTCTGGACGCAGGCCGCGCAGCTCACCTTCGAGGGCCTGAACCTCGGCCTGATCATCGCCCTGGCCGCGCTGGGCCTGTCGCTCATCTACGGCACCACCGGCCTGACCAACTTCGCCCACGGCGAGCTGGTCACGCTCGGCGCCATCCTCGCCTACGCCTTCAACATCGGCTTCGGGCTGCATCTCATCCCGGCGGCGGTGATCGCCGTCATCGTGGCCGGCATCCTCGGCTACTTCCAGGACCGGCTGTTCTGGGGGCAACTGCGCAAACGCGGCACCGGCACGATCGCCATGATGATCATCTCGATCGGCGTGGCGCTCTTCCTCCGGTACGTGTACCTGATCTTCTTCGGCGGCCAGACCGAGGCCTACGCCCAGTACACCGCCCAGCCCGGCATCGAGATCGGCCCGATCTCGGCCGCGCCCAAGAACTTCGTGGCCATGGGCATCGAGCTGGCGGTCCTCATCATCGTCGGCATCGCGCTGCTGCGCACCCGCACCGGCAAGGCGGCCCGCGCCGTGGCCGACAACCCCGCGCTGGCGGCCTCGTCCGGCATCAACGTCGACCGGGTCATCAGGATCATCTGGACGTTCGGCGGCGCCATCGCCGCGCTGGCGGGCATCATGCTCGGCCTCTCCCAGAACCTGAAGTACACGATGGGCCAGGACATCCTGCTGCTCATCTTCGCCGGCGTGACGCTCGGCGGGCTCGGCACGGCCTTCGGCGCCCTCGTCGGCTCGCTCGTGGTCGGCCTGTTCATCCAGGTCTCGACCCTGTGGGTGCCGCCGGAGCTGAAGAGCGTGGGCGCGCTCGCCGTACTCATCATCGTGCTCCTCGTCCGGCCGCAGGGCATTCTCGGCCGCCGCGAGCGGATCGGCTGA
- a CDS encoding PaaI family thioesterase has product MGIQFLEVSPERVVGRMPVEGNTQPYGLLHGGASAVLAETLGSVGAAVHAGPDRIAVGIELNATHHRSATSGYVTGVATRLHGGRTLATYDIGITDEQGRRVCTARLTCMLRDR; this is encoded by the coding sequence ATGGGCATCCAGTTCCTGGAGGTCTCGCCCGAGCGGGTGGTGGGCCGCATGCCGGTCGAGGGGAACACCCAGCCGTACGGGCTGCTGCACGGCGGGGCCTCGGCCGTGCTGGCCGAGACGCTGGGCTCCGTGGGGGCCGCCGTCCACGCCGGCCCGGACCGGATCGCCGTGGGCATCGAGCTGAACGCCACCCATCACCGCTCGGCGACGTCCGGGTACGTCACGGGGGTCGCGACCCGGTTGCACGGAGGTCGCACTTTGGCGACGTACGACATCGGGATCACCGATGAGCAGGGCCGCCGCGTCTGCACCGCCCGCCTCACGTGCATGCTGCGCGACCGCTGA
- the polA gene encoding DNA polymerase I encodes MPKSEVTPSRPCLLLLDGHSLAYRAFYALKDANLMTTDGQHTEAVYGFTSMLTNILRDEQPTHVAVAFDRSEPTFRHEEYAEYKANRSETPEDFRGQMQLIFELLDTMRIPRLSKAGFEADDLIATLATRAATDGMNVLIVTGDRDALQLVNEHVTVLMTRRGISDMTRFTPEAVEEKYGLTPAQYPDFAALRGDPSDNLLSIPSVGEKTAAKWVREFGSLTALVDRVDEVKGKVGDKLREHVAQVLMNRRLTELLRDVPLEVEIGDLKQGAWEREEINKLFDTLQIRGELRERVFKVLGTGEQEPEQGFEVETVLLGPDRVAGWLAALPEGRAGLAFKGTYGSGTGRVDAIAVASPDGTAAHIDPVKLTEADEAALRAWLGDDTKPKAVHDAKGPILALWAQGMELRGLSCDTALAAYLAMPGQRTFALEDLARRYLHRDLRAEEEPSGQAALFGDDEDAPAKDLALRAHAVRELAEALETFLAGRGGTQLLADVELPLLSVLAEMERAGIAVDSEYFAGLEAEFGAAVKHAVEEAHRAVGEQFNLGSPKQLQEILFTKLNLPKTKKIKTGYSTDADQLAWLATQTEHELPTIMLRHRDQQKLRTTVEGLIKEISDDGRIHTTFNQIIAATGRLSSEKPNLQNIPIRTAEGRRIRQGFTVGEGYETLLTADYSQIELRIMAHLSGDESLIEAFESGHDFHQATAARVFDLPPEQIDGELRARIKAMNYGLAYGLSDFGLSTQLNIAVSEARALKEEYFQEFGGVRDFLNAIVSQARTDGYTETIMGRRRYLPDLTSDNRQRREMAERMALNAPIQGSAADIIKVAMLHVHQALREEGLGSRMLLQVHDELVFEVAPGELERLTQLVCDQMNAAYHLRVPLEVSVGVGRTWEDAGH; translated from the coding sequence GTGCCGAAGAGTGAAGTGACCCCCAGCCGCCCGTGCCTGCTGCTGCTTGACGGGCATTCCCTGGCCTACCGCGCGTTCTACGCGCTGAAGGACGCCAACCTGATGACCACCGACGGTCAGCACACCGAGGCGGTCTACGGGTTCACCTCGATGCTGACCAACATCCTGCGCGACGAGCAGCCCACTCACGTCGCCGTGGCCTTCGACCGCTCCGAGCCGACGTTCCGGCACGAGGAGTACGCGGAGTACAAGGCCAACAGGAGCGAGACCCCGGAGGACTTCCGCGGTCAGATGCAGCTCATCTTCGAGCTGCTCGACACGATGCGCATCCCGCGCCTGTCCAAGGCGGGCTTCGAGGCCGACGACCTCATCGCCACCCTGGCCACCCGCGCCGCCACGGACGGCATGAACGTCCTGATCGTCACCGGCGACCGCGACGCGCTGCAGTTGGTCAACGAGCACGTCACCGTCCTGATGACGCGGCGCGGCATCAGCGACATGACCCGGTTCACCCCCGAGGCGGTCGAGGAGAAGTACGGCCTGACCCCCGCCCAGTATCCTGACTTCGCCGCCCTGCGCGGCGACCCCAGCGACAACCTGCTGAGCATCCCCAGCGTGGGGGAGAAAACCGCCGCCAAGTGGGTGCGCGAGTTCGGCTCGCTGACCGCGCTGGTCGACCGGGTCGACGAGGTCAAGGGCAAGGTCGGCGACAAGCTGCGCGAGCACGTCGCCCAGGTGTTGATGAACCGGCGCCTGACCGAGCTGCTGCGCGACGTGCCGCTCGAGGTCGAGATCGGCGACCTCAAGCAGGGCGCCTGGGAGCGCGAGGAGATCAACAAGCTGTTCGACACCCTGCAGATCCGCGGCGAGCTGCGCGAGCGGGTGTTCAAGGTGCTCGGCACCGGCGAGCAGGAGCCCGAGCAGGGCTTCGAGGTCGAGACCGTGCTGCTCGGCCCCGACCGGGTGGCCGGCTGGCTGGCGGCGCTGCCCGAGGGCCGCGCCGGGCTGGCCTTCAAGGGCACCTACGGCAGCGGCACCGGCCGGGTCGACGCCATCGCGGTCGCCTCGCCCGACGGCACCGCCGCGCACATCGACCCCGTCAAGCTCACCGAGGCCGACGAGGCGGCCCTGCGGGCCTGGCTGGGCGACGACACCAAGCCCAAGGCCGTGCACGACGCCAAGGGGCCCATCCTGGCCCTCTGGGCGCAGGGCATGGAGCTGCGCGGCCTGAGCTGCGACACCGCGCTGGCCGCCTACCTCGCCATGCCGGGCCAGCGCACGTTCGCCCTGGAGGATCTGGCCAGGCGCTACCTGCACCGCGACCTGCGGGCCGAGGAGGAGCCCAGCGGGCAGGCCGCCCTGTTCGGCGACGACGAGGACGCCCCCGCCAAGGACCTGGCGCTGCGCGCCCACGCCGTGCGCGAGCTGGCCGAGGCCCTGGAGACGTTCCTGGCCGGGCGCGGCGGCACCCAGCTGCTGGCCGACGTGGAGCTGCCGCTGCTGTCGGTGCTGGCCGAGATGGAGCGGGCGGGCATCGCCGTCGACAGCGAGTACTTCGCCGGTCTGGAGGCCGAGTTCGGCGCCGCGGTCAAGCACGCCGTCGAGGAGGCGCACCGCGCGGTCGGCGAGCAGTTCAACCTGGGCTCGCCCAAGCAGCTCCAGGAGATCCTGTTCACCAAGCTCAACCTGCCCAAGACCAAGAAGATCAAGACCGGCTACAGCACCGACGCCGACCAGCTCGCCTGGCTCGCCACCCAGACCGAGCACGAGCTGCCCACGATCATGCTGCGCCACCGCGACCAGCAGAAGCTGCGCACCACGGTGGAGGGCCTGATCAAGGAAATCTCCGACGACGGGCGCATCCACACCACGTTCAACCAGATCATCGCCGCCACCGGCCGGCTGTCCTCGGAGAAGCCCAACCTGCAGAACATCCCGATCCGCACCGCCGAGGGCCGCCGCATCCGGCAGGGCTTCACGGTCGGCGAGGGCTACGAGACGCTGCTGACCGCCGACTACAGCCAGATCGAGCTGCGCATCATGGCCCACCTGTCGGGCGACGAGTCGCTGATCGAGGCGTTCGAGTCGGGTCACGACTTCCACCAGGCCACCGCGGCCAGGGTCTTCGACCTGCCGCCCGAGCAGATCGACGGCGAGCTGCGGGCCCGCATCAAGGCGATGAACTACGGCCTGGCCTACGGCCTGTCCGACTTCGGGCTGTCCACCCAGCTCAACATCGCGGTGTCGGAGGCGCGGGCGCTGAAGGAGGAGTACTTCCAGGAGTTCGGCGGCGTGCGCGACTTCCTCAACGCCATCGTCTCCCAGGCCCGCACCGACGGCTACACCGAGACGATCATGGGCCGCCGCCGCTACCTGCCCGACCTCACCAGCGACAACCGCCAGCGCCGCGAGATGGCCGAGCGGATGGCGCTCAACGCCCCGATCCAGGGCTCGGCCGCCGACATCATCAAGGTCGCCATGCTCCACGTGCACCAGGCGCTGCGCGAGGAGGGGCTGGGCTCGCGGATGTTGCTGCAGGTCCACGACGAGCTGGTGTTCGAGGTGGCGCCGGGCGAGCTGGAGCGGCTCACGCAGCTCGTGTGCGACCAGATGAACGCCGCCTACCACCTGCGGGTGCCGCTGGAGGTCTCGGTGGGCGTGGGGCGCACCTGGGAGGACGCGGGGCACTGA
- a CDS encoding polysaccharide deacetylase family protein, with protein sequence MITVAAVGLSLLPDEPRPQAQPKGAAESAAEVQESPAPPVPSTSPVGQPPGVVATPEFARQVRANEAGLVPVLMYHRILAERHASLDRTPDQLRKELEKLAERGYVPITAREFAAGDIRVPAGKHPVVLTFDDGHPSHFGLDANGAPLPGTAVAVIQEVASRHPDFRPVATFWINREPFGLRDRAAQEAAVRWLVDHGYEVANHTWGHPNLRMLKRKKVSEQIVRIERLLKKLGAPPSQTMALPYGSMPRDKAAARSGSWDGTRYDFAGVFLAGAEPSLSPYAKKFDRGAIQRIQSNGKKGECRKWCSQYWLEWLDEHPGERYVSDGDPERISIPERLRGNIVTKRGLQVIAY encoded by the coding sequence GTGATCACGGTGGCCGCCGTCGGCCTGAGCCTCTTACCGGACGAGCCGCGGCCCCAGGCCCAGCCCAAGGGCGCGGCCGAGAGCGCGGCCGAGGTCCAGGAGAGCCCCGCGCCCCCCGTGCCGTCCACGAGCCCGGTGGGGCAGCCGCCGGGGGTCGTGGCCACGCCCGAGTTCGCCAGGCAGGTGCGGGCCAACGAGGCGGGGCTGGTGCCGGTCCTGATGTACCACCGCATCCTGGCCGAGCGGCACGCCTCGCTCGACCGCACGCCCGACCAGCTCAGGAAGGAGCTGGAGAAGCTGGCCGAGCGGGGTTACGTGCCGATCACAGCCAGGGAGTTCGCCGCCGGCGACATCCGGGTGCCGGCCGGCAAGCACCCCGTCGTGCTCACCTTCGACGACGGGCACCCCAGCCACTTCGGGCTCGACGCCAACGGCGCCCCGCTGCCCGGCACCGCCGTGGCCGTGATCCAGGAGGTGGCGAGCCGGCACCCCGACTTCCGGCCCGTGGCCACGTTCTGGATCAACAGGGAGCCGTTCGGGCTGCGCGACAGGGCCGCGCAGGAGGCTGCCGTGCGGTGGCTGGTCGATCACGGCTACGAGGTCGCCAACCACACCTGGGGCCACCCCAACCTGAGGATGCTCAAGCGCAAGAAGGTCAGCGAGCAGATCGTCAGAATCGAACGCCTGCTCAAGAAGCTCGGCGCGCCGCCGTCGCAGACCATGGCTTTGCCGTACGGGTCGATGCCCCGTGACAAGGCCGCCGCGCGGAGCGGATCTTGGGACGGCACGCGGTATGATTTCGCGGGCGTGTTCCTCGCCGGGGCCGAGCCGTCGCTTTCGCCCTACGCGAAAAAGTTCGACCGCGGGGCGATCCAGCGTATCCAGAGCAACGGCAAGAAGGGCGAGTGCCGCAAGTGGTGCTCGCAGTACTGGCTGGAATGGCTGGACGAACACCCTGGCGAGCGCTACGTCAGCGATGGCGACCCGGAGCGGATCTCCATACCGGAGCGGCTCCGAGGTAATATCGTGACCAAGCGAGGGCTCCAGGTCATCGCCTACTGA